Proteins from a single region of Heterodontus francisci isolate sHetFra1 chromosome 29, sHetFra1.hap1, whole genome shotgun sequence:
- the LOC137346270 gene encoding zinc finger protein 239-like has translation MEGKSNIYSREKPYICLVNGRGFSQSSGLSKQKQNHTGEKPCKYGDCGKGFNYPYELESHMRIHSGERPFSCSMCGKGFIHLSTLLAHQHVETGERSFTCSMSGKGFTSSSLQLTHQ, from the coding sequence ATGGAAGGAAAAAGCAACATTTATAGCAGGGAGAAACCGTACATATGTTTAGTGAATGGACGAGGCTTCAGCCAATCATCTGGCCTATCGAAACAGAAGCAAaatcacactggggagaaaccgtgtaaatatggggactgtgggAAAGGATTTAATTACCCATATGAACTGGAAAGTCATATGCGCATTCACAGCGGGGAAAGGCCTTTCTCCTGCTCTATGTGTGGAAAAGGATTCATTCATTTATCCACCCTGCTGGCACACCAGCACGTTGAGACTGGAGAGAGGTCATTCACCTGCTCAAtgagtgggaaaggattcacttctTCATCCCTTCAGTTAACACACCAGtga